In Malus sylvestris chromosome 16, drMalSylv7.2, whole genome shotgun sequence, the following are encoded in one genomic region:
- the LOC126606853 gene encoding stem-specific protein TSJT1-like encodes MLGVFSSAIVSPPEELVAAGSRTPSPKISATSLVNRFVQTNDAAVSVQVGDDAQLAYSHSNESALQPRSFAVKDEIFCLFEGALDNLGSLRQQYGLAKSANEVILVIEAYKALRDRAPYPPNHVVGHLSGNFAFIVFDKSTSTVFVASDQFGKIPLSWGITADGYVAFADDAELLKGACGKSLASFPQGCFYSTSVGGLRSYENPKNKITAVPATDEEIWGATFKVEGPAVLAATK; translated from the exons ATGTTGGGAGTTTTCAGCAGCGCGATCGTGTCGCCGCCGGAGGAGCTGGTAGCCGCCGGCAGCCGAACTCCGTCGCCGAAAATTTCGGCGACATCGCTGGTCAACCGCTTCGTCCAGACCAATGACGCCGCCGTCTCCGTACAAGTCGGCGACGACGCTCAGCTGGCCTACAGTCACAGCAACGAGTCTGCGTTACAGCCGAG GTCATTTGCAGTGAAGGATGAGATATTCTGCTTGTTTGAGGGAGCACTTGACAACTTGGGAAGTTTGAGGCAGCAATACGGACTTGCCAAGTCGGCAAATGAAGTGATTTTGGTGATCGAGGCTTATAAGGCCCTTCGTGATCGGGCTCCTTACCCGCCAAACCATGTCGTTGGCCACCTCAGTGGAAATTTTGCTTTCATAGTATTTGACAAGTCCACCTCAACTGTGTTTGTGGCGTCT GACCAATTTGGCAAGATTCCGCTCTCTTGGGGAATTACTGCTGATGGATATGTGGCCTTTGCTGATGATGCAGAACTGCTCAAGGGTGCTTGTGGCAAGTCACTTGCTTCTTTCCCTCAAG GATGTTTCTACTCCACGTCTGTTGGAGGACTGAGAAGCTATGAGAATCCTAAAAACAAGATCACAGCTGTGCCTGCTACTGATGAAGAAATCTGGGGTGCAACATTTAAG GTGGAAGGGCCAGCAGTTCTTGCAGCCACAAAGTAG
- the LOC126606852 gene encoding nuclear transcription factor Y subunit C-3-like: protein MDQQGQGHGHPATMGVAGTAAQAPYGVNPYGSVGMLQSPTQPAGPSAPSQLAQHQLAYQHIHQQQQQQLQQQLQKFWGEQHKEIDQTNDFKNHSLPLARIKKIMKADEDVRMISAEAPVIFARACEMFILELTMRSWNHTEENKRRTLQKNDIAAAITRTDIFDFLVDIVPREDLKDEVLASIPRGGNLPVGGPSDGVPYYYMPPQHAPQVGAPGNQNMYGQQTHAYIAQPTWPHQQQQPHEDIE, encoded by the coding sequence ATGGATCAGCAAGGGCAAGGGCATGGGCATCCTGCAACAATGGGAGTGGCGGGTACTGCAGCTCAAGCACCATATGGTGTGAACCCGTATGGATCAGTTGGGATGCTGCAATCTCCTACTCAGCCAGCAGGTCCTTCTGCCCCTTCTCAGCTTGCACAACACCAGCTAGCGTATCAGCACATCcaccagcaacaacaacagcaaCTGCAGCAACAACTCCAAAAATTTTGGGGAGAGCAGCATAAAGAAATTGATCAAACTAATGATTTCAAAAACCATAGTTTGCCTTTGGCCAGGATTAAGAAGATTATGAAAGCGGATGAGGATGTGAGGATGATATCAGCCGAAGCTCCCGTCATATTTGCTAGGGCCTGTGAGATGTTCATTCTAGAGTTGACAATGCGGTCTTGGAATCATACCGAGGAGAACAAAAGAAGAACACTGCAAAAGAACGACATCGCAGCAGCAATTACGCGGACAGATATATTTGACTTTCTTGTTGATATCGTCCCAAGAGAGGATTTGAAAGATGAAGTACTTGCATCAATCCCAAGAGGTGGGAATCTCCCAGTTGGGGGTCCATCTGATGGTGTTCCTTACTATTACATGCCTCCTCAGCATGCTCCACAGGTTGGTGCTCCGGGGAATCAGAATATGTATGGCCAACAGACACATGCGTACATTGCTCAGCCAACATGGCCACATCAACAACAGCAACCGCACGAAGATATCGAGTAA
- the LOC126606850 gene encoding ATP-dependent (S)-NAD(P)H-hydrate dehydratase isoform X1, with protein sequence MLIKHGINSGFVARTCLYMLGSSGVLRRQQFLIRSLGVGGCSDRNTITNQKAMQGIRKFTSPPSLEADAESVLRAITPTLNPNRHKGQAGKIAVIGGCREYTGAPYFSAISALKIGADLSHVFCTKDAASVIKSYSPELIVHPILEESYSVRDEDRSFISEKVLAEVDKWMERFDCLVVGPGLGRDPFLLDCVSNIMKHARQSNVPIVIDGDGLFLVTNCIDLVSGYPLAVLTPNINEYKRLVQKVLSCEVNDEDAPEQVLSLAKRIGGVTILRKGRSDLISDGETVNSVSIYGSPRRCGGQGDILSGSVGVFLSWARQKIKDGDSSTSSRNPALLGCIAASALMRKAASLAFENKKRSTLTTDIIECLGRSLEDICPVG encoded by the exons ATGCTAATAAAACATGGAATAAATTCTGGGTTTGTTGCAAGAACTTGCCTTTACATGTTGGGTTCCTCTGGTGTGCTGAGAAGGCAACAATTTCTGATAAGGTCTCTCGGAGTAGGAGGTTGCAGTGATCGTAACACCATCACAAATCAGAAGGCAATGCAAGGAATTAGGAAATTCACGAGTCCGCCCTCTTTGGAAGCCGACGCCGAGAGCGTTTTGCGAGCAATCACTCCGACCCTCAATCCCAACAGACACAAGGGTCAGGCTG GAAAGATAGCTGTTATTGGCGGCTGTCGTGAGTACACCGGTGCTCCATACTTTTCTGCTATCTCAGCATTAAAAATT GGTGCAGACCTGTCCCATGTCTTTTGTACAAAAGATGCAGCTTCGGTCATAAAAAGCTACAGTCCTGAGTTGATTGTACACCCTATTTTAGAAGAATCGTACAGTGTTAG GGATGAGGACAGAAGTTTCATCTCAGAAAAGGTTCTTGCTGAAGTTGATAAATGGATGGAAAGATTTGACTGTCTTGTCGTTGGTCCAGGCCTTGGAAGGGACCCATTTCTTCTG GACTGTGTGAGCAACATCATGAAGCATGCAAGGCAGTCCAATGTCCCAATTGTCATTGATGGG GATGGACTCTTTCTGGTCACAAACTGTATTGATCTTGTCAGTGGATATCCCTTAGCTGTGCTGACCCCAAACATAAATGAATATAAGCGCCTTGTACAGAAAGTTTTGAGCTGTGAAGTAAATGATGAAGATGCTCCCGAGCAAGTACTATCTCTTGCAAAAAG GATTGGTGGTGTAACCATACTTAGGAAAGGAAGATCTGACCTCATTAGTGATGGTGAGACAG TCAACTCAGTGAGCATATACGGTTCTCCTCGACGATGTGGTGGGCAGGGTGATATACTTTCTGGAAG CGTTGGTGTATTTCTATCATGGGCCCGTCAAAAGATCAAAGATGGGGATTCGAGTACCAG TTCCAGAAATCCTGCACTGTTGGGGTGCATTGCTGCGTCCGCTTTAATGAGGAAGGCTGCATCCCTTGCTTTTGAGAATAAGAAAAGGTCAACCCTCACTACCGATATCATCGAGTGCTTGGGAAGAAG TTTGGAGGATATCTGTCCAGTTGGTTGA
- the LOC126606850 gene encoding ATP-dependent (S)-NAD(P)H-hydrate dehydratase isoform X2, which produces MLGSSGVLRRQQFLIRSLGVGGCSDRNTITNQKAMQGIRKFTSPPSLEADAESVLRAITPTLNPNRHKGQAGKIAVIGGCREYTGAPYFSAISALKIGADLSHVFCTKDAASVIKSYSPELIVHPILEESYSVRDEDRSFISEKVLAEVDKWMERFDCLVVGPGLGRDPFLLDCVSNIMKHARQSNVPIVIDGDGLFLVTNCIDLVSGYPLAVLTPNINEYKRLVQKVLSCEVNDEDAPEQVLSLAKRIGGVTILRKGRSDLISDGETVNSVSIYGSPRRCGGQGDILSGSVGVFLSWARQKIKDGDSSTSSRNPALLGCIAASALMRKAASLAFENKKRSTLTTDIIECLGRSLEDICPVG; this is translated from the exons ATGTTGGGTTCCTCTGGTGTGCTGAGAAGGCAACAATTTCTGATAAGGTCTCTCGGAGTAGGAGGTTGCAGTGATCGTAACACCATCACAAATCAGAAGGCAATGCAAGGAATTAGGAAATTCACGAGTCCGCCCTCTTTGGAAGCCGACGCCGAGAGCGTTTTGCGAGCAATCACTCCGACCCTCAATCCCAACAGACACAAGGGTCAGGCTG GAAAGATAGCTGTTATTGGCGGCTGTCGTGAGTACACCGGTGCTCCATACTTTTCTGCTATCTCAGCATTAAAAATT GGTGCAGACCTGTCCCATGTCTTTTGTACAAAAGATGCAGCTTCGGTCATAAAAAGCTACAGTCCTGAGTTGATTGTACACCCTATTTTAGAAGAATCGTACAGTGTTAG GGATGAGGACAGAAGTTTCATCTCAGAAAAGGTTCTTGCTGAAGTTGATAAATGGATGGAAAGATTTGACTGTCTTGTCGTTGGTCCAGGCCTTGGAAGGGACCCATTTCTTCTG GACTGTGTGAGCAACATCATGAAGCATGCAAGGCAGTCCAATGTCCCAATTGTCATTGATGGG GATGGACTCTTTCTGGTCACAAACTGTATTGATCTTGTCAGTGGATATCCCTTAGCTGTGCTGACCCCAAACATAAATGAATATAAGCGCCTTGTACAGAAAGTTTTGAGCTGTGAAGTAAATGATGAAGATGCTCCCGAGCAAGTACTATCTCTTGCAAAAAG GATTGGTGGTGTAACCATACTTAGGAAAGGAAGATCTGACCTCATTAGTGATGGTGAGACAG TCAACTCAGTGAGCATATACGGTTCTCCTCGACGATGTGGTGGGCAGGGTGATATACTTTCTGGAAG CGTTGGTGTATTTCTATCATGGGCCCGTCAAAAGATCAAAGATGGGGATTCGAGTACCAG TTCCAGAAATCCTGCACTGTTGGGGTGCATTGCTGCGTCCGCTTTAATGAGGAAGGCTGCATCCCTTGCTTTTGAGAATAAGAAAAGGTCAACCCTCACTACCGATATCATCGAGTGCTTGGGAAGAAG TTTGGAGGATATCTGTCCAGTTGGTTGA